In the Epinephelus lanceolatus isolate andai-2023 chromosome 6, ASM4190304v1, whole genome shotgun sequence genome, one interval contains:
- the lpar3 gene encoding lysophosphatidic acid receptor 3: MAQQNHTCHYNESMGFFYNNSGADDKWDKTQLILVQVVGSLFCCFILVSNAMVIAAVITNKRFHYPFYYLLANLAASDFLAGIAYVYLMFNTGEVSRKLTVKGYFIRQGLLDISLSASLANLLVIALERYISVMNWKVHSNLTKRRVTLLIVLVWAISIFMGAVPSLGWNCICNLSDCSQLAPLFSRSYLIFWSVSNLVVFLVMVVIYMRIYTYVKRKTAVLTPHTSGSINRKRTPIKLIKTVMVVLGAFVICWTPGLVVLLLDGLHCTSCKVMKLKRWLLLLAVLNSVMNPCIYSYKDEEMWTTFKNLLRCIGNGTRRQRSTKANSRPLSSAQDTGNSQPPSEETKNDDQGILKT; the protein is encoded by the exons CAGCTCATCCTGGTGCAGGTGGTGggctctctcttctgctgcttcATCCTAGTCTCCAATGCCATGGTCATAGCTGCTGTCATCACCAACAAGAGGTTCCACTACCCTTTTTACTATCTCCTAGCCAACCTCGCCGCCTCGGACTTCCTGGCAGGCATAGCGTATGTTTACTTGATGTTTAACACGGGTGAGGTGTCACGGAAACTTACAGTCAAAGGATACTTCATCCGCCAAGGTCTTCTGGACATCAGTCTCTCAGCCTCGCTGGCTAACCTGCTGGTGATAGCTCTGGAGCGCTACATCTCCGTCATGAACTGGAAAGTCCATAGCAACCTGACGAAGAGGAGAGTGACCCTGCTGATTGTGCTGGTGTGGGCTATCTCCATCTTCATGGGGGCCGTGCCAAGTCTGGGCTGGAACTGCATCTGCAACCTGAGCGACTGCTCCCAGCTGGCTCCCCTCTTCAGCAGGAGCTACCTGATCTTCTGGTCTGTGTCTAACCTGGTGGTGTTcctggtgatggtggtgatctACATGAGGATCTACACCTATGTGAAGAGGAAGACGGCGGTGCTCACGCCACACACCAGCGGCTCCATTAACCGCAAGAGGACGCCCATCAAGCTCATCAAGACGGTCATGGTTGTGCTCG GGGCCTTTGTGATCTGCTGGACTCCTGGCCTGGTGGTTCTGCTGCTGGATGGCCTCCACTGTACAAGTTGTAAAGTCATGAAACTAAAACGCTGGCTGCTGCTCCTGGCTGTACTCAACTCGGTCATGAACCCGTGCATCTACTCCTACAAGGACGAGGAAATGTGGACAACCTTCAAGAACCTTTTGCGCTGCATCGGTAATGGCACGCGGCGACAGCGGTCGACGAAGGCCAACTCCAGGCCGCTCAGCTCTGCTCAGGATACAGGCAACAGTCAGCCTCCCTCggaggagacaaaaaatgacgaCCAGGGCATACTCAAGACCTGA